In Chlorogloeopsis sp. ULAP01, a genomic segment contains:
- a CDS encoding fatty acid desaturase, with product MGEPDRSTLWRRNIAGNKGILIMLETDKKRSNSGKSILSNPEDINCIIFHLVTLFAYGLAFWLYLHPEVAHIQGLWSRIAFVLASAVMLGWISGIDIGVNFHNHVHRKIFRVPWLNIWFGRLWTFSGGWPSFFWEYAHVTVHHADTLGATDWTVPKRRPDNSFENIYWYCLLHWPWRYTIHLWQDFRSGRGGAHVGQKAIKEFAIFLTLWSIPLLIDPVMSLGLWVLPHYLANVLTMGMGMYVQHIGCVEASTEHPYRHSNTFLSPMFNLTMFNIGYHIEHHCYPHIHWSALPACHKRLKSDLINDDASIVPFGFFYGATLFALVAPMQRSHARCDFKAVRHPDYVKPALAQEFPS from the coding sequence ATGGGTGAGCCTGATCGTAGCACTTTGTGGCGTCGGAATATTGCAGGGAACAAAGGTATTTTGATAATGTTAGAAACAGATAAAAAGCGGTCAAACTCCGGCAAAAGTATCCTATCTAATCCCGAAGATATTAACTGTATTATTTTCCATCTAGTAACTCTGTTCGCTTATGGGTTAGCCTTTTGGCTCTACCTCCATCCGGAAGTTGCCCATATCCAAGGGCTGTGGTCGCGTATTGCTTTCGTGTTGGCGTCAGCCGTGATGTTAGGCTGGATCTCAGGTATTGATATAGGGGTTAACTTCCACAACCATGTCCACCGCAAAATATTCCGCGTACCCTGGTTAAATATTTGGTTCGGTCGGCTGTGGACATTCTCTGGAGGCTGGCCGTCCTTTTTCTGGGAATATGCCCACGTGACTGTCCACCATGCGGATACCTTAGGAGCAACAGACTGGACTGTACCCAAACGCCGTCCTGATAACTCTTTTGAAAATATTTATTGGTATTGCCTCTTGCACTGGCCGTGGCGCTACACTATCCATCTGTGGCAAGACTTCCGTTCTGGTCGCGGAGGGGCGCACGTTGGACAAAAAGCCATTAAAGAGTTTGCTATTTTTCTCACTCTCTGGTCTATCCCTTTGTTGATAGATCCTGTGATGTCCCTTGGTCTTTGGGTTTTGCCTCACTACCTGGCTAATGTTCTCACCATGGGTATGGGAATGTATGTCCAACATATCGGGTGTGTGGAAGCATCGACTGAGCATCCCTACAGACATTCAAACACTTTCCTCTCCCCCATGTTTAATCTGACAATGTTCAACATTGGATATCATATCGAGCATCATTGTTATCCTCACATACACTGGAGTGCTTTACCAGCGTGTCATAAGCGTTTGAAGTCAGATTTAATTAATGATGATGCTAGTATTGTACCCTTTGGCTTCTTCTATGGCGCGACTTTGTTCGCCCTCGTTGCGCCAATGCAACGTTCTCACGCACGCTGTGATTTTAAAGCAGTGCGGCACCCTGATTATGTCAAACCAGCCTTGGCACAGGAGTTTCCTAGTTGA
- a CDS encoding beta-ketoacyl-ACP synthase III, whose amino-acid sequence MASAYITGLGVFLPNAPVSNEEIENVLGLVNGKLSRSKKRILDNNGIKSRYYAIDPKTGKQTHTNAQLTAEAVRILSKNSNFPLEQIKCLVCGTSSPDQIVPNHTLMVHGELGCPPCEAVATNGVCCSGVTAFKYGYMSVSAGVIKNAITTASELVSNQFQAKFFQPEIEAKIQELQTKPCISFEKDFLRWMLSDAAAAVLIADTPCQDRISLRIDWVDIISFANEVETCMYAGAVKRSDGSLQGLRDVENPDEVWKENYIALKQDVKLLTANIIPYGKKGFLSVWEKYNLKSDAITWFLPHYSSEYFMPQLYETLENVGFRIPLEKWFTNLTYKGNTGSASIFVMLEEIMSSGRVKRGDKIFCFVPESARFSYAYMHLTAI is encoded by the coding sequence ATGGCTTCAGCATATATTACAGGTTTAGGAGTTTTTCTACCAAATGCACCTGTTAGTAATGAGGAGATAGAAAATGTTCTTGGCTTAGTGAATGGAAAACTCTCTCGCTCCAAAAAACGAATTCTGGACAATAATGGTATTAAATCGAGATATTATGCCATTGATCCCAAGACTGGGAAGCAAACTCATACTAATGCACAATTAACAGCCGAAGCTGTACGTATTCTTTCTAAAAACTCTAATTTTCCCTTAGAGCAAATAAAATGTTTAGTTTGTGGAACATCTTCTCCGGATCAAATTGTTCCTAACCATACTTTGATGGTGCATGGGGAACTTGGATGTCCTCCTTGTGAGGCTGTAGCCACAAATGGAGTCTGCTGCTCAGGGGTAACAGCATTTAAGTATGGGTATATGAGTGTATCTGCTGGTGTGATCAAAAATGCTATCACCACAGCTTCAGAACTTGTATCAAATCAATTCCAGGCAAAGTTCTTTCAGCCAGAAATAGAAGCTAAAATTCAGGAGCTACAGACAAAACCTTGTATCTCTTTTGAGAAGGACTTTTTAAGGTGGATGCTTTCTGATGCTGCTGCTGCTGTATTGATTGCGGATACTCCTTGTCAAGATCGGATTTCACTGAGAATAGACTGGGTTGATATCATCTCTTTTGCTAATGAGGTAGAGACTTGTATGTATGCAGGAGCGGTGAAGAGATCTGATGGTTCTTTACAAGGCTTGCGGGATGTCGAAAATCCAGATGAAGTCTGGAAAGAAAATTATATTGCCCTTAAACAGGATGTCAAACTTTTAACTGCAAATATTATTCCTTATGGTAAAAAAGGGTTTTTGTCTGTTTGGGAAAAATACAATCTGAAATCAGATGCAATCACTTGGTTTTTGCCTCACTATTCTTCAGAATATTTTATGCCGCAGCTCTATGAAACCTTAGAGAATGTTGGATTTAGAATTCCCTTGGAAAAGTGGTTTACTAACTTAACATACAAAGGGAATACAGGCTCTGCTTCTATCTTTGTCATGTTAGAAGAAATTATGTCATCAGGCAGGGTAAAAAGAGGTGATAAAATATTTTGCTTTGTCCCTGAGAGTGCTAGATTTTCATATGCTTATATGCACCTCACAGCTATTTAA
- a CDS encoding PfaD family polyunsaturated fatty acid/polyketide biosynthesis protein, with protein sequence MRLVDTILRQNLNDLKFSDIFSHHNQVWQGSLDSVSFDKEGIKTKLLNLDKPCYIIRLEGEIGVTNEGYLYNSNNGQTGKVEMLIAVPPLAIQQLGDPTFLDFYNVKYAYATGAMAQGIASEELVIALGKEKILSSFGAGGLSPSRIEAAINRIQQALPEGPYIFNLLHSPSEPTIERGVVNLYLKYGIRTVEASAFLDLTDNIVYYRCAGLSLNATNKIEIKNKIIAKISRREVATKFLQPAPTKILKQLVEQGLISELQAKLAEQVPMADDITVEADSGGHTDNRPLVCLFPSILELRDEIQRKYAYEKPVRVGVAGGIATPQSALAAFMMGAAYIVTGSINQSCVEAGTSEHTKQLLAQAEMADVMMAPAADMFEMGVKLQVLKRGTFFPLRAQKLSDLYKTYDSIEDIPPAEREKLEKQIFKKSLETIWEDTAAYLSQRNPDKLAKAANNPKLKMALIFRWYLGLSSRWSNSGEKGRETDYQIWCGPAMGSFNNWVRGSYLAEPNNRKVVDVANQIMRGAAFLYRMQSLKIQGLQMPANYIQYQPKLD encoded by the coding sequence GTGAGACTTGTAGACACTATATTGCGTCAGAATTTAAACGATCTCAAATTTTCAGACATTTTTTCTCATCATAATCAAGTTTGGCAAGGTTCTTTAGATTCTGTCTCTTTTGACAAAGAAGGCATAAAAACTAAACTACTGAATTTAGATAAACCTTGTTATATTATTAGATTAGAAGGAGAAATTGGTGTAACCAACGAAGGTTACTTATACAATTCCAATAATGGACAAACGGGAAAAGTGGAGATGCTTATAGCTGTTCCGCCCTTGGCAATTCAACAGTTAGGTGATCCAACTTTTTTAGATTTTTATAACGTGAAATATGCCTATGCTACTGGCGCGATGGCTCAAGGAATAGCTTCTGAAGAACTAGTCATTGCTCTTGGGAAAGAGAAAATCTTGAGCTCATTTGGTGCCGGGGGCTTGTCTCCTTCTCGTATCGAAGCAGCCATTAACCGCATTCAACAAGCCTTACCAGAAGGGCCTTACATTTTTAATTTACTCCACAGCCCCAGTGAACCAACTATTGAACGCGGTGTTGTTAATTTGTATCTCAAATATGGCATCAGAACAGTAGAAGCTTCTGCCTTCCTAGATTTAACTGACAACATAGTCTACTATCGATGTGCTGGTCTGAGTTTAAATGCAACTAATAAAATTGAAATCAAAAATAAAATTATTGCCAAAATTTCTAGAAGAGAAGTTGCAACCAAATTTCTTCAGCCTGCTCCTACAAAAATTCTCAAGCAGTTAGTTGAACAAGGCCTAATCAGTGAATTACAAGCAAAACTAGCTGAACAAGTTCCAATGGCGGATGATATCACAGTAGAAGCAGACTCTGGTGGTCATACAGATAATCGTCCTCTAGTTTGTCTGTTTCCTTCCATCCTAGAACTCAGAGATGAAATTCAAAGAAAATATGCTTATGAAAAACCTGTCCGAGTTGGGGTAGCAGGAGGAATTGCAACTCCTCAATCAGCATTAGCCGCCTTTATGATGGGTGCTGCTTATATTGTCACTGGCTCTATTAACCAGTCTTGTGTTGAAGCCGGAACATCTGAACATACCAAACAACTACTGGCTCAAGCTGAAATGGCAGACGTGATGATGGCTCCGGCAGCAGATATGTTTGAGATGGGCGTCAAACTTCAAGTCCTTAAAAGAGGAACTTTCTTCCCTCTGCGAGCGCAAAAACTGTCTGATTTATACAAAACTTATGACTCCATTGAAGACATTCCGCCAGCAGAAAGGGAGAAATTAGAAAAACAAATTTTTAAAAAGAGCTTGGAAACAATTTGGGAGGATACCGCCGCCTATTTATCTCAAAGAAATCCAGATAAATTAGCTAAAGCTGCCAACAACCCTAAACTGAAGATGGCTCTAATTTTCCGTTGGTATCTGGGATTATCATCTCGCTGGTCTAATTCTGGAGAAAAAGGACGAGAAACCGATTATCAAATTTGGTGTGGCCCGGCAATGGGTAGTTTCAATAATTGGGTGAGGGGATCTTACTTAGCAGAGCCAAATAATCGAAAAGTAGTTGACGTTGCCAACCAAATTATGAGAGGAGCAGCATTTTTATACCGGATGCAAAGTTTAAAAATCCAAGGATTGCAAATGCCAGCTAACTACATTCAGTATCAACCGAAATTGGACTGA